One genomic window of Polyangium aurulentum includes the following:
- a CDS encoding DUF4476 domain-containing protein — MRMISAMMMALAALLASMTTQADTRTRPAPLPPPASFPAPSPALESTQLRIVPPEHGAVTIADGDNVLGHFGLSATLAVATGKAYDVVATRGTSVLWRSSVVATGGTVEMAWGAAAAPVVRVIPPKVVVTVPSSPGKPTGPFVPPPPRGMKRGAFHSLIALLESTSFSSDKLDVVETAAERNRFTVAQVGEILDTLDFSSDRLSAVKTLRDRIVDPENAFLLAAHFDFSTDKEKVAAMFER, encoded by the coding sequence ATGCGGATGATCTCGGCGATGATGATGGCTCTGGCGGCCCTGCTCGCTTCCATGACGACGCAGGCCGACACGAGAACCAGGCCCGCGCCGCTCCCGCCTCCCGCTTCCTTCCCCGCCCCTTCCCCCGCTCTCGAAAGCACCCAGCTTCGCATCGTCCCGCCCGAGCACGGCGCGGTCACGATCGCCGACGGCGACAACGTGCTCGGGCACTTCGGCCTCTCCGCCACGCTCGCCGTCGCCACGGGCAAGGCCTACGACGTGGTCGCCACGCGCGGCACCTCGGTGCTCTGGCGCTCGAGCGTCGTGGCCACTGGCGGCACCGTCGAGATGGCCTGGGGCGCCGCCGCCGCGCCCGTCGTCCGCGTGATCCCTCCCAAGGTCGTGGTCACGGTCCCGAGCTCGCCGGGCAAGCCCACAGGGCCCTTCGTTCCGCCTCCGCCGCGGGGCATGAAGAGGGGCGCATTCCATTCCCTCATCGCGCTGCTCGAATCGACGAGCTTCTCGAGCGACAAACTCGACGTCGTCGAGACGGCCGCCGAGCGCAACAGGTTCACGGTCGCGCAGGTGGGAGAGATCCTCGACACGCTCGATTTCAGCAGCGATCGCCTCTCGGCCGTGAAGACGCTGCGCGATCGCATCGTGGACCCGGAGAACGCGTTCCTCCTCGCGGCGCATTTCGACTTCTCCACCGACAAGGAGAAGGTCGCCGCGATGTTCGAGCGCTGA
- a CDS encoding 2-hydroxychromene-2-carboxylate isomerase, translated as MKRVDFHYDFVCPYAYLAHVQIEAVCARAGAQLAWKPFLLGGVFRAVGAPDAPVMSPQKARLNALDMMRWADHLGVPLRMPEGHPRRTVLALRAAIASGDLVRASKALFSAYWAEGRDVSQPEVVREALDGAGLEGEAIVRRAEDADVKSELFRLTDEAVAAGVFGAPAFVVHAPGVEGELFWGQDRLVLVEEALAGRLGSVGLT; from the coding sequence ATGAAGCGGGTCGACTTCCATTACGACTTCGTCTGTCCGTACGCGTACCTCGCGCACGTTCAGATAGAGGCCGTCTGCGCGCGCGCGGGTGCCCAGCTCGCGTGGAAGCCTTTCCTTCTCGGCGGCGTCTTTCGTGCGGTCGGCGCGCCGGACGCTCCGGTCATGTCCCCGCAGAAGGCGCGGCTCAATGCGCTCGACATGATGCGATGGGCCGATCACCTGGGCGTGCCGCTGCGCATGCCGGAGGGACATCCGCGGCGCACCGTGCTCGCCCTGCGCGCGGCCATCGCCTCGGGGGACCTCGTGCGCGCGAGCAAGGCGCTGTTCTCGGCGTACTGGGCCGAGGGGCGCGACGTCTCCCAGCCCGAGGTCGTGCGCGAGGCGCTCGATGGGGCCGGGCTCGAAGGCGAGGCCATCGTGCGCCGCGCCGAGGACGCGGACGTGAAGAGCGAGCTGTTCCGCCTCACGGACGAGGCGGTGGCCGCGGGCGTCTTCGGCGCGCCTGCGTTCGTGGTGCATGCGCCGGGCGTCGAAGGGGAGCTTTTCTGGGGGCAGGATCGGCTGGTGCTGGTGGAGGAGGCGCTCGCGGGGCGCCTCGGGAGCGTGGGACTCACATGA
- a CDS encoding 2-hydroxychromene-2-carboxylate isomerase, producing the protein MKTVAFFFDFSSPFAYLASTQIEALAARKGAKVSYRPFLLGALFKTIGTPNVPLFAMPEPKRRHAMADLLRWAAHWGVPFNFASRFPMNTVKPLRMVLEVPDEQRATLVNALYRAYWVLDRDISADEVLTDVASAAGFDGPRLLASTADERVKLRLKEATEEAERLGLCGAPSFLVDDLLFWGQDRLLFVEKALDGWRPKEQA; encoded by the coding sequence ATGAAGACGGTCGCCTTCTTCTTCGACTTTTCGAGCCCCTTCGCCTACCTCGCGTCGACGCAGATCGAGGCGCTCGCGGCGCGCAAGGGCGCGAAGGTCTCGTACCGGCCGTTCCTGCTCGGCGCGCTCTTCAAGACGATCGGCACGCCCAACGTGCCGCTCTTCGCGATGCCCGAGCCCAAGCGCAGGCACGCCATGGCCGATCTGCTGCGGTGGGCCGCTCACTGGGGCGTGCCCTTCAACTTCGCCTCGCGCTTCCCGATGAACACGGTGAAGCCCTTGCGCATGGTGCTCGAGGTGCCCGACGAGCAGCGCGCGACGCTCGTGAACGCCCTCTACCGCGCCTACTGGGTGCTCGATCGCGACATCTCCGCCGACGAGGTGCTCACCGACGTCGCCTCCGCGGCGGGCTTCGACGGCCCTCGGCTGCTCGCCTCGACGGCCGACGAGCGCGTGAAGCTTCGCCTCAAAGAGGCCACCGAAGAGGCCGAGCGCCTCGGCCTCTGCGGCGCGCCGAGCTTCCTCGTCGATGACCTTCTCTTCTGGGGGCAGGACCGATTGCTGTTCGTGGAGAAGGCGCTCGATGGTTGGCGTCCCAAGGAACAGGCATGA
- a CDS encoding D-alanine--D-alanine ligase family protein: MSHPRKLRVAVLFGGRSAEHEISLLSARNVVEALDRDRFTPVLVGIDKNGRWLLQEEALLLGAARDPRLARLNQSAPDVALQAHPGESGEAALTVGGAASQPIDVVFPVLHGPLGEDGCVQGLLELAGVPYVGSGVLGSAVGMDKDVMKRLLKEAELPIVPHETVRRIGWERARAEVLERCERLALPLFVKPANLGSSVGVTKVKTRAALAEAIDLAFTFDTKVVVEQGIEGARELECAVLGDEEPSVSTVGEIVVDHPDGFYSYAAKYIDEHGATTRVPADLTEAESRAVELLALRTFSVLEGSGLARIDFFMSKDRQVYVNEINTLPGFTAISMYPKLWQASGVPPRELVARLIDLALARSERRRKLRTST; encoded by the coding sequence ATGTCCCACCCCCGCAAGCTCAGGGTCGCCGTGCTCTTCGGCGGCCGCTCCGCCGAGCACGAGATCTCGCTCCTTTCGGCCCGAAACGTGGTCGAGGCGCTCGATCGTGATCGCTTCACCCCCGTCCTCGTCGGCATCGACAAGAACGGCCGCTGGCTGCTGCAGGAAGAGGCCCTCCTCCTGGGCGCCGCGCGCGACCCGCGCCTCGCCAGGCTGAACCAGTCCGCGCCCGATGTCGCGCTCCAGGCCCATCCCGGCGAGTCCGGCGAGGCCGCGCTCACCGTCGGCGGCGCTGCGTCCCAGCCGATCGACGTCGTCTTTCCCGTGCTGCACGGACCGCTGGGCGAGGACGGGTGCGTGCAAGGGCTTCTCGAGCTCGCCGGTGTGCCTTACGTCGGCTCGGGCGTTCTGGGCTCTGCGGTGGGCATGGACAAGGACGTGATGAAGCGCCTGCTCAAGGAGGCCGAGCTGCCCATCGTGCCCCACGAGACCGTGCGCCGCATCGGGTGGGAGCGCGCGCGGGCCGAGGTGCTCGAGCGCTGCGAGAGGCTCGCCCTGCCGCTGTTCGTGAAGCCCGCGAACCTGGGCTCGTCGGTGGGCGTGACCAAGGTGAAGACGCGCGCGGCGCTCGCCGAGGCGATCGATCTGGCCTTCACGTTCGACACGAAGGTGGTCGTCGAGCAAGGCATCGAGGGCGCGCGCGAGCTCGAGTGCGCCGTGCTCGGCGACGAGGAGCCCAGCGTGAGCACGGTCGGCGAGATCGTCGTCGATCACCCGGACGGGTTTTACTCGTACGCGGCCAAGTACATCGACGAGCACGGCGCCACGACGCGCGTGCCAGCCGATCTGACGGAGGCCGAGTCGAGGGCGGTCGAGCTGCTCGCCCTGCGCACCTTCAGCGTCCTCGAGGGATCGGGGCTGGCGCGCATCGACTTTTTCATGTCGAAGGACCGCCAGGTGTACGTGAACGAGATCAACACCCTGCCCGGGTTCACCGCGATCTCGATGTACCCGAAGCTCTGGCAAGCGAGCGGCGTCCCGCCCAGGGAGCTCGTCGCTCGCCTCATCGATCTCGCCCTCGCGCGCAGCGAGCGGCGTCGCAAGCTGCGCACGTCGACCTGA